The sequence below is a genomic window from Lolium perenne isolate Kyuss_39 chromosome 4, Kyuss_2.0, whole genome shotgun sequence.
tgagcgcggcgcctccggatctcgGCGTAGCGGGCGCGGCGGAgccgggatgggcggcaccgaacccgatctgggctcgagtgccggccatggggaggtgcacgtccccacggcattgggacgcgGCGTCCCGAACATCcgcgccaccgctacggtgacgtagatccgatCGCGTTCTGGGAGGCGCCGGCGACCCCATTGCGAACGCCGGCGGCGCGACTTGCCGGCCGCTGccgcctcgtggtcgttggcggatgGCGAGAACTCGcgctcggggccatggcggcgcggaagcttcgagctcgcgcgtgcggccggagtggaaagtggggaccggatagggacagtccccttcCCCACCACATTTAATAGGACCGGGCACCGACAGTGGGCCACCACGCGGACAAAGtgacacgcgaggacgccgcgtgccattccgcgccacgcaaacccggcccagatttgggccgggtttgcgtcgttccggacgccgcggccgtccgcttttgcggtgcgtccccgcgttgggccggtttttgtccggctggacccatccggacgcgcgggggcGGGATggatcgcccggttggagatgccctaacatttGCCAGTAAACGGCTGCGAATGGAACGAAATAGTGGGTCGTTAAGATGGGCAGAGCCGGGCCAGGTCGCAGGCTGGCGGAGATACCTTTGGGCCCATCTATTTGCCGCCTGGATCTGGTCCCCTCCCACGGCACGGTTCGAAGACGGTGGGCCCAATACATTCCGTACAGAAAACATTACTTATTACTGTCTGATGGTTTCTCAAAACAAAAATACCGTATGATAAAAAGAGCTTATTACTGTCAGATTTTGACTTAGATATTTGGTGATCATGAGAAGAAACGCCACTAATAAGAAGGAGAATGGAACACAATGTTGGGTTTGTTCCTAAATACAGCAACGAAGAACAGTTCAGTACAATTGTCACGAACACATTGCTTTCTTTTCTGTTGTATACGAATAGTCTTTTTTGGAGGGCAGTATTTTCCTATCCTGCCTCCGCACTGTCGCATCGTCAACGgagggcgatttgcacaaaaataacccaaaactgaaagaaaagcacagactgaccctccggcgaaactatttcaccaatctaacccttttgtgtggcgcccctcccacgggcgccacatatgcccatgtggctcccctcctgccggcgccactgacccagccgacgtggccccctcgccgctgagctggtgcgcccatccgacgtggcagcatgtgtggcgtccctcccaacggcgccacacgtGCCAACTTATATCATGTTTTCGGtccaaaacatccaggggctccggaacgtctgggacttagccgttttgcgaggctcgatgtgtggcgccgatgccacgggcgccacactagcatgtgtggcgccgatgccacgggcgccacacatccacttaagtgtggcgcccgcgcccgcgcccagcccgaccatcttcttctctgtttcttggacgacctccctctctcccccaaggcggccggcggttcctcctcctccctccctctctcccccaaCAAATCGGCCACAAATTCGTCAGATCTGACCGGCCAATCTCTTCcccatccattcctcaaggtaatccccttcgaatccctcacattcatccactaatttcatagatcttgctagatttgcacatgaaccctagacatggaaactagatttgaaatggcaatgtatgtgttgaatgtgtatgtgtaggaaccctagatatgtaggaaccctagatatgtaggaaccctagatgtgttgaatgaaattttacatgtatgtgttgaaatcctatgtatgcatgtgttgaaatgtctaatatttgcctagcaaatgcattcaaatttgttacatatgcctattatttgtgatggaataactcatgtATTCTTGATCCAAATATTTGTATGTGTGTATGTATGGAACCTTATGTATGTATGTGGTGAAAGGCAAAATTGGAGCATGTATTTGGATATGAACTCTCATGTATGTGTGATGTATAGGTGATTCGAAAGttagatatattctcatgtattcttgatggaataactcatatttgttaggaatgtatgtgtgatggcttatttggatatattctcatgtatgtgttgctcatacatgtaggatggtgtggcttctggatgaagagtacgacagttgcaccgggctgttcatatgacggagaagggaacggatcttcaacctttgaagattcgttaccatggcacatcggatataccgtatgacgagaggtacacggagttcatccggcctaccggtcttctcccgttcatatcccttgtaagccgtggggggccactcatgaacccctcggcactcaccgcccttgtcgaccggtggaggccggagactcacaccttccacttgagggccggcgagatggcccctactctccaggatgtttccatgatccttggactacctattcagggcgagccactgtgtatgaacacagcttctgatgggtggcgccagcagatggaggtgcttattggcagggctcctccgccgccagcagatccaaagaagagagctcccgccggcgcgtctttcgaatggatcaggactaactttggagaatgcccggaagaggccgacgaggacactcggaggacgtacgcccgcgtgtacttatggtacatgatttcgaggactctctttcctgacagtggggggaagctggcccattggtgttggctgaaggcgctaacggtgttggataaccgttggagttggggaacagcggcacttgcctacctctaccggcaggtgatgatttgctctatgtactattttcctatagtagtgtgctagacaaagtactaaccaaatgtcttacatgcgcagttggacgaagcttgtcgcagaactgggagcaggactgggagcggcggtattggtggatgcatgctcctactttccgtatggagctgggaccgcctatcagttgggcggcctagggtactcaacgagaggccatggcctcattacCCTCACTCTcctgatcgggagcccacttgggcatacctttgggacaatgtctcggagatgtcgggcgatccaaagatcatgtacatgcagtacactgcggagttggacactcttaccgctgagcaggtaaccgatcactcttttgcaatcctagttttcattgattctactggcatgttctaaattctgagatgtttgtatgctgcaggtggaatgggagccatatggtagctccggaagattatgtcagccgaggaaagaaggttgtcactgaggaggatgaggggccgcGGCGGAGATCAgatatgtcgaggatgaggaacgacgagccgttctcttcagaggaggaggaggaggatgaggaggaggaggaggaggagcaggagcaggagcagcaggagcagcagcagcagcagcagcaggagcagccacggcagcggacgaagaggatggccgtccggaagcagcccgcgaggacggcacgtcgaggacgctactaggatgtgcccacgtgttgttgtgaactctatattcataagtatcgatttgtgaaccctatgtcatgtcgaaccatggtctgtaatgctacttgttgtttgaatctacgtgctccaatgtgacctatgaagtgttatatgtgtatgtcatgaaattgctacttgttgtgtccaatgttgtactcgtaactgttggagtttggtaggatttttcatgtttttaacaaaagtcaatgtgtggcgcccttccaacTGGCGCCACAAGtgcttgtgtggcgcccgtggcatcggcgccacacatgccaacttatatcaacattgggtcgaaaacatccagggggctccggacgataagtccttagccgttttcgcgagcctctatgtgtggcgcccgtggcatcggcgccacatatgctagtgtggcgccagtggagtcggcgccacacatcgagcctcgcaaaacggctaagtcccagaggatTTGTCTCACAGTATGGTTGGGCAAttccaagtgcatgtgtggcgccgttgggaggggcgccacacatgctgccacgtcggatgggcgcaccagctcagcggcgagggggccacgtcggctgggtcagtggcgccggcaggaggggagccacatgggcatatgtggcgcccgtgggaggggcgccacacaaaagggttagattggtgaaatagtttcgccggagggtcagtctgtgcttttctttcagttttgggttatttttgtgcaaatcgcctcaACGGAGCAGAAGCTGAGCTGAGCGTCTGGGTTTTGGCTCGTGCTCCTGTCCAAACGCGGGGGTACACACACTGCAGCACTGAACCGTAGTCCGGCATTGTGCACGCTGGTGTCTGCCAGTCTTGACTTGCCATTTTCTTTCTTTTTAATCTTTTTGTCAGGAATTATTTGATCGGTTATAACGGAAACATGGAACCAAAGTTGCAACTGTAAACACAAAGCTGACTCATGTTCTAGCATCTTCAACGGACGCGCTATAATGCGCACACGCTAAATAAATTGCCAATATACAGCGTAAAGAGACGGAATCGGCCTCCAGCAGGCGCGCTATTCGCGGCAGCGCTGCAAAAAATTTGGGGACGCGCCGGAGCGCTAAATGTGACGCGTCGGCTGTAGCGCGCGGCATCTCTGCGGACGCGCGCGAATACACAACGGCTaaaaatcccccccccccccccccgcgccctCCATTTTCCCACGGCGCCGCCGCCGCAAGATTCCGCCGCCAGCCCCGCTGTAACACGCCGCTGCGATGTAGATCCGCCTCGCCCGCGCCTCCTGCCGGCAGTACCGGCCGCTCCGCCGCGCTGTACCGACCGACCGCCGTCGCCACCGACGGGCACAAGGCCGGAGCTTCTCCCCGCCTCCCTCGCGCCTTCTCCTCTCCATACCCCGCGCCGTCGTCGCCATGTCGTCGTCGAGCCTACTGACAACATGGCGCAGCCAAGATGCTCGCCGGTTTGCTCGCAAGGTATGCGCTCCACCGGCCGCCATCATTTTGTCGATTTTTTTTGCTACTAGCTAGTTGTAGTGAAGTCatttcatatgtatatttgtagaGTTTATCATACgattcatcggatgacgagtacgaccaagaggaagaagagaacatATCCATACTATTAGCATACCGCGCCGTCAAAAAGCCAAAAATAGGTGGATCGGTGTTCGGTAGACATAAGTTGTTGAGAGAAAGGATTGAAGAGCATGAGAAGTTGATGCGGTGGTATTTCAATGAGAATCCGATATTTcccgaaagctattttcggcGGTGTTTTCGGATGAGCATCGACTTGTTCAAGCACATCGCAACGGAGGTGATCAAGTATGGTCGATTCTTTGAGCAAAGGAGAAATGCCGCAGGAGAACTTGGTCATAGCACACATCAGATGGTGACCGCCGccttgcgtatgttggcatatGGTATACCGGCGGATCTAATTGATGATTATTTGGCCATGGGAGAGAGCACTTCTATCTTGTGTGTGAAGCGCTTTGCCGTGGCAATTGTGAATATTTTCGGATCCACATACTTGAGAGCCCCCAATGCTAGGGAcacggtgatacgtctcaaacgtatctataatttcttatgttccatgcttattttatgacaatacctacatgttttgttcacactttatatcgttttgatgcgttttccggaactaacctattgacgagatgccgaagtgccagttcctgttttctgctgtttttggtttcagaaatcttagtaaggaaatattctcggaattggacgaaatcaacgcccagcatcttagaattccacgaagcttccagaacacccgagagccaccagtggagagccacagggggcccacacatggggctggcgcggccagggttgggcccgcgccaccctattgtgtggcggctccgtatcccctccgactccgcctcttcgcctatttaaaggtccctgacctaaatcttcgatacgaaaaagccacggtacgagaaaccttccagagccgccgccatcgcgaagccaagatctgggggacaggagtctctgttctggcacgccgccgggacggggaagtgcccccggaaggcatctccatcgacaccaccgccatcttcatcgccgctgctgtctcctatgatgaggagggagtagttctcccccgaggctaagggctgtaccggtagctatgtggttaatgtctctctctgtaccccaatacaatgatctcatgaattgctttgcatgattgagatccatatgatgagctttgtatcactattagtctatgtgctactcttgtgatgttattaaagtagtctattcctccttcacggtgtaatggtgacagtgtgtgcaacgtgtagttcttggcgtaggttatgatcataatctcttgtaggtaatggagttaattattactatgatagtattgatgtgatttattcccccttcatagtgtaaaggtgacagtgtgtatgctatgttagtactcggtttagattgcaaagatctattatgctctaaggttacttaaacatgaatatcgaatgttgtggagcttgttaactccggcattgaggtgctctagtagccctacgcaacgaatggtgttcattatcaaacaagagtatatgtagcacaaaggaagagaacttatttatttatgtgatcaatgttgagagtgtccactagtgaaagtatgatccctaggccttgtttccaaatactgcaaacaccgcttgtttactgttctactgcatgtttacttcctgcaatattactaccatcaactacacgccagcaagcacttttctggcgccgttactactgctcatattcattcataccacttgtatttcactatctcttcaccgaactagtgcacctatacatctgacaagtgtattaggtgtgttggggacacaagagacttcttgtatcgtgattgcagggttgcttgagagggatatctttgacctcttcctccctgagttcgataaaccttgggtgatccacttaagggaaacttgctgctgttctacaaacctctgctcttggaggcccaacactgtctacaggaatagaagcacacgtagacatcaagcacttttctggcgccgttgccggggaggcatagctctactcataagttcacctggggagtacactccacctctctctctgttttattttattttgttttgcttagtttacttttctctagtttatttgtgcttagtttatttctgtctagtattactttgcttagtttacttttgtttagtttgtttttgttttgttttacttttccctatatacccgaaaatccataaaaatttgaaaaaccgaaaaattaaaaactgttgctatgggagaacctacaacctatttggagcttattgaattatataataattatagagaatcaagaaagggaaaagttatgagtgctgtgatagaaaaattaaatacaattgctaaaatcttgcttaaatgccatgatataaactgttgctctaaagaggatactaaacatctgaaatttcaatgtggctttagtgaggaagttttaattaagaactataattggaataactatattcattttgggttcgaagaggtagaacaatttgtcatatttatgggagcctctgagatagaatccttcattgctaaaaagtatgaaacttgtgttgtttgtaaggaccttaaagattatgtctcttctatccttaatttttgcatagaaagctacagcgataatccttatatcattgattataaagagagactccttaatgcacaagaatgcactcacaatttgcaggaaccagtggaagaagaaattgatgaacctgaaagcgcattggatgaaaaagaggaggaaattgatgaacctgaaagctcattggatgaaaaagaagaggcgagtgatgaacaaaaggaggaagaatggattagctacccatgccaaccttctaatgagagtaactctttatctcttacactatttgattgtcctccatgcttaccgaaagaggatgaatgttatgttcctgtggattctcttgaaatattccctatgagtaaaacttgtgagaatgattatgctactgttatctatgataatccatgctattttgataaatcttatgataatgctttgtttgtgcctgatgtcgaaatgcatggtactaaagaattttgcttagcaaatgtttatgataaatctctagatgatggtcctatgttacttgataatattaattgtactactaatgaaaatgggattggagaggtcttgactttatctaggagtcccatatctcttgagattgatcaatcatcttgttatattgttgataaaagtgggtttgaaagttttaatcccgctatttttgagcttgataaaaattatatgtttatggatcatgagaaacatgctttatgtgatagttatattgttgagtttgttcataagctactgaaaattattatgagagaggaaaatatggttgtagaaattt
It includes:
- the LOC127329988 gene encoding protein MAIN-LIKE 1-like, producing MTEKGTDLQPLKIRYHGTSDIPYDERYTEFIRPTGLLPFISLVSRGGPLMNPSALTALVDRWRPETHTFHLRAGEMAPTLQDVSMILGLPIQGEPLCMNTASDGWRQQMEVLIGRAPPPPADPKKRAPAGASFEWIRTNFGECPEEADEDTRRTYARVYLWYMISRTLFPDSGGKLAHWCWLKALTVLDNRWSWGTAALAYLYRQLDEACRRTGSRTGSGGIGGCMLLLSVWSWDRLSVGRPRVLNERPWPHYPHSPDREPTWAYLWDNVSEMSGDPKIMYMQYTAELDTLTAEQVTDHSFAILVFIDSTGMF